A stretch of the Medicago truncatula cultivar Jemalong A17 chromosome 5, MtrunA17r5.0-ANR, whole genome shotgun sequence genome encodes the following:
- the LOC11425294 gene encoding fimbrin-5 codes for MSSFVGVLVSDQWLQSQFTQVELRTLKSKYVSERTQSGRVIVGNLPPIFKKLKAFAEFFTEDEIKAVLEESYQNMDDEIDFESFLRAHLNLQTRAAAKGGGSKSSSSFLKAATTTVHHAINESEKASYVAHINSYLAEDKFMKQFLPIDPSTNALFDLAKDGVLLCKLINVAVPGTIDERAINTKRDLNPWERNENHTLGLNSAKAIGCTVVNIGTQDMVEGRPYLVLGLISQIIKIQLLADLNLKKTPQLLELVEDDKDVEELISLPPDKVLLKWMNFHLKKAGYEKQVTNFSSDVKDGEAYAYLLNALAPETAGPSALTISDPTERANMVLEQAERLDCKRYLTPKDIVEGSPNLNLAFVAQIFQHRNGLTVDTNKMSFAEMMTDDAQTSREERCFRLWINSLGIATYVNNVFEDVRNGWVLLEVLDKVSPGSVNWKQATKPPIKMPFRKVENCNQVIKIGKDLNFSLVNVAGNDIVQGNKKLLLAFLWQLMRFTMLQLLRNLRSHSQGKEITDADILNWANNKVKKAGRTSEMESFKDKNLSNGIFFLELLSAVEPRVVNWSLVTKGETDDDKKLNSTYIISVARKLGCSIFLLPEDIIEVNQKMILTLSASIMYWSLLNSEENSTPETSPVASADGEHETDLVNEVSDLAIDDNAAENASSP; via the exons atgTCTAGTTTTGTGGGTGTTCTTGTTTCTGATCAATGGCTTCAGAGCCAGTTCACTCAAGTCGAATTACGAACTCTCAAATCAaaa TATGTATCTGAAAGAACTCAATCGGGCCGTGTTATTGTGGGAAATTTGCCTCCCATTTTCAAGAAATTGAAGGCTTTTGCGGAGTTTTTTACCGAGGATGAGATTAAGGCTGTATTGGAAGAGTCATATCAGAATATGGATGATGAAATCGACTTTGAGTCCTTCCTTAGG GCACATTTAAACTTGCAAACTCGAGCTGCAGCAAAAGGTGGCGGTTCAAAAAGttcttcttcatttttgaaGGCAGCTACGACTACCGTTCATCATGCAATTAATGAATCTGAGAAGGCTTCTTATGTCGCACACATTAACAGTTACTTGGCTGAAGATAAATTCATGAAGCAGTTTCTTCCAATTGATCCGTCTACAAATGCATTGTTTGATCTTGCTAAAGATGGAGTCCTGCTTTG CAAGCTTATTAATGTTGCTGTTCCTGGGACAATAGATGAGCGAGCCATTAACACAAAACGGGATCTTAATCCATGGGAGAGGAATGAAAACCACACCCTTGGCCTCAATTCAGCAAAGGCTATTGGGTGCACAGTGGTTAATATTGGTACACAGGATATGGTTGAAGGAAGA CCTTATTTGGTACTTGGTCTGATTTCACAAATAATCAAG ATTCAATTGTTAGCTGATCTCAATCTGAAGAAAACTCCTCAACTTTTGGAATTAGTGGAAGATGATAAG GATGTGGAGGAGCTTATCAGTTTACCACCTGACAAGGTTTTATTGAAATGGATGAATTTCCACTTGAAGAAAGCTGGTTATGAGAAACAAGTTACAAATTTCTCATCTGATGTAAAG GATGGAGAGGCTTATGCGTACTTGCTTAATGCTCTTGCTCCAGAAACTGCAGGCCCATCTGCCTTGACCATAAGTGATCCGACAGAAAGAGCAAATATGGTTCTTGAGCAGGCAGAGAGATTAGATTGCAAGAGATACCTCACTCCAAAGGACATAGTTGAAGGGTCACCTAACCTTAATCTTGCATTTGTTGCTCAAATTTTCCAGCATAG GAATGGGCTTACAGTTGACACGAATAAAATGTCCTTCGCTGAGATGATGACTGATGATGCACAGACATCTCGGGAAGAAAGATGCTTCAGACTCTGGATTAACAGTCTCGGAATTGCTACTTATGTCAATAATGTTTTCGAGGATGTCAGAAATGG ATGGGTTCTATTAGAAGTTCTTGATAAGGTTTCACCTGGATCTGTCAACTGGAAGCAGGCGACAAAGCCTCCTATAAAGATGCCATTTCGGAAAGTGGAGAATTGCAACCAAGTTATAAAAATTGGGAAGGACCTAAACTTTTCCTTAGTAAACGTTGCTGGTAACGATATTGTTCAAGGGAATAAGAAGCTCTTACTAG CTTTTTTGTGGCAGCTTATGAGATTTACCATGCTTCAACTTCTGAGAAACTTGAGATCACACTCCCAAGGTAAAGAGATTACTGATGCTGATATACTAAACTGGGCGAACAACAAAGTGAAGAAAGCCGGAAGAACATCTGAAATGGAGAGTTTCAAG gatAAGAATCTTTCCAACGGAATTTTCTTCCTTGAGCTTTTGAGTGCCGTGGAGCCAAGGGTGGTCAACTGGAGTTTAGTTACTAAAGGGGAGACTG ATGATGACAAGAAGTTGAATTCAACATATATAATCAGTGTTGCCAGAAAACTTGGATGTTCCATTTTCCTGTTACCTGAGGACATAATCGAG GTCAACCAGAAGATGATACTCACTTTATCTGCTAGCATCATGTACTGGAGCCTGCTGAATTCTGAAGAAAACAGCACCCCAGAAACATCGCCTGTAGCTTCAGCAGATGGCGAACATGAAACAGATTTAGTCAACGAGGTATCCGATTTAGCTATTGATGATAATGCTGCAGAAAATGCCAGCTCTCCTTAA
- the LOC11430930 gene encoding TBC1 domain family member 2A has translation MYGTKSKIDLAFEYQSQISVLRPSIHSRRANITVKFQDLYGFTVEGNVDDVNVLNEVREKVRQQGRVWWALEASKGVNWYLHTTIGQGSALTSSLKFSALANAITLKKLIRKGIPPVLRPKVWFSLSGAAKKKSTVPDSYYDDLTKAVEGKVTPATRQIDHDLPRTFPGHAWLDTPEGHAALRRVLVAYSFRDSDVGYCQGLNYVAALLLLVMKTEEDAFWMLAVLLENVLVSDCYTNNLSGCHVEQRVFKDLLTKKCPRIATHLDSLEFDVSLVTTEWFLCLFSKSLPSETTLRVWDVIFYEGAKVIFNVALAIFKMKEDQLLLTHHVGEAINILHQTTHHLFDPDDLLTVAFDKIGSMTTNTISKERKKQEPEVMKELDQRIRKLNSLKVDDK, from the exons ATGTATGGAACAAAAAGCAAAATAGACCTTGCATTTGAATACCAATCTCAAATATCAGTATTGAGGCCTAGTATTCATTCAAGAAGAGCAAATATAACTGTGAAATTTCAAGACCTTTACGGATTTACGGTTGAAGGGAATGTGGATGATGTGAATGTGTTGAATGAGGTAAGGGAAAAGGTGAGACAACAAGGTAGAGTTTGGTGGGCATTGGAGGCCAGTAAAGGTGTTAATTGGTATCTTCATACAACCATAGGACAAGGGAGTGCCCTTACATCTTCGTTGAAGTTTTCGGCATTGGCTAATGCTATTACTTTGAAGAAGTTGATTAGGAAAGGGATACCACCGGTTCTTAGGCCTAAGGTTTGGTTTTCGTTGTCCGGTGCTGCGAAGAAAAAGTCCACGGTTCCTGATagttattatgatgatttgacaAAAGCTGTGGAGGGGAAGGTTACCCCTGCTACTAGACAGATAGATCAT GACCTACCGCGAACCTTCCCTGGTCACGCATGGCTGGACACACCTGAGGGGCATGCTGCTCTTAGGCGTGTTCTTGTTGCATATTCTTTCCGTGACTCTGATGTTGGGTATTGTCAG GGTTTGAATTATGTTGCAGCATTGTTGTTGCTGGTCATGAAAACCGAAGAAGATGCATTTTGGATGCTTGCTGTCTTGTTGGAAAATGTCCTGGTTAGCGACTGTTACACAAACAACTTATCAGGATGCCATGTTGAGCAAAGAGTGTTCAAAGACTTACTCACTAAAAAGTGCCCAAG GATTGCGACTCATTTGGATTCTTTGGAATTTGACGTTTCCCTTGTTACCACCGAGTGGTTCCTGTGCCTGTTTTCAAAGAGTCTACCGTCAGAG ACAACGCTGCGAGTATGGGATGTTATTTTCTACGAGGGGGCTAAGGTTATATTCAATGTGGCCTTGGCAATTTTTAAG ATGAAGGAAGATCAATTACTTCTAACCCATCATGTTGGGGAAGCAATCAATATTCTGCATCAAACCACTCATCACCTATTTGATCCAGATGATTTACTAACC GTGGCATTTGATAAGATAGGTTCGATGACAACAAATACAATATCGAAAGAAAGGAAGAAACAGGAACCTGAAGTCATGAAGGAGCTTGATCAAAGGATAAGAAAGCTAAATTCCCTTAAAGTGGATGACAAATAG